The sequence CGATCATCGAAAGGGCCGCATGCAGCTGCGGCCCGCAGTCGCAGCGCAGGGAACCGAAGATATCTCCGGTGAAACACTCGCTGTGCACCCGCACCAAGACGGAGTCCAGCCCGGCGATATCCCCCTTCACCAGGGCGACGTGCGTGTGGGCGTCGTCGTTCTGCAGCTTGCTGCGGTAGGCATGGGCCCGAAAAATGCCGAACTCGGTCGGCAGGCTGACCTCCACCTGCTTCTCAATCAGCTTCTCACGGGCGCAGCGCCAGGCGATAAGGTCCTTGACCGCAATGAATTTCAGCCCATGCCGCTTCGAGAATTCGATCAGATCCGGAAGACGCGCCATGGAGCCGTCGTCGTTCATAACCTCGCAGCAGAGCCCGGCTGCGGGCAACCCCGCCAGACGGACCAGGTCGACCGTGGCCTCCGTGTGTCCGGCCCGCATCAGGACCCCCCCCTCCCGAGCCTCCAGGGGAAAGAGGTGCCCGGGACGCAGAAAGTCCTCGGGACGGGCTGCCGGATCGGCCAACAAACGGGCGGTAAGGGCCCGCTCGGACGCCGAGATGCCCGTCGTGGTCCCCTCCCGGGCGTCCACCGTAACCAGGAAGGCGGTCGACTTCTTGTCCGTGTTGTGCGTTGTCAGGGGGTCAAGCTGGAGCCTGCGGGCAATCTCGCCCGACACGGGGGCGCAGATGAGACCCCGTGCGTATCGGGCCATGAAATTGACGTTCTCGGTCGTGGCGTAGGCCGCGGCCACGATCAGGTCGCCCTCGTTCTCGCGCCCTTCATCGTCCGCGACAAGGACCATGCGCCCCTGACGAAGTTCCTCAATGGCCTCCTCGATCGTATTGAAAACGGCTCCCTTTTCAAGCTCCTGTATTTCAGTAACCAAGATCCTTCAACTCCTCGATCGACAAACGCGTCCCCCGGCCCGATCGGCCGAGGAGACGCTCCACATACTTGCCCAGAATGTCGGTCTCCAGATTCACGACGGACCCCGTCCTCATCCGCCCCAGGGTACAGGACGCGAGTGTGGTCGGGATGAGCCCGACGGAGAAGTCCGAGTCGGAGACGTCGACGACGGTCAAGCTGACGCCGTCGATCGCGACCGATCCCTTGGACACGA is a genomic window of Fretibacterium sp. OH1220_COT-178 containing:
- a CDS encoding bifunctional 3,4-dihydroxy-2-butanone-4-phosphate synthase/GTP cyclohydrolase II — protein: MVTEIQELEKGAVFNTIEEAIEELRQGRMVLVADDEGRENEGDLIVAAAYATTENVNFMARYARGLICAPVSGEIARRLQLDPLTTHNTDKKSTAFLVTVDAREGTTTGISASERALTARLLADPAARPEDFLRPGHLFPLEAREGGVLMRAGHTEATVDLVRLAGLPAAGLCCEVMNDDGSMARLPDLIEFSKRHGLKFIAVKDLIAWRCAREKLIEKQVEVSLPTEFGIFRAHAYRSKLQNDDAHTHVALVKGDIAGLDSVLVRVHSECFTGDIFGSLRCDCGPQLHAALSMIEREGAGVLLYMRQEGRGIGLVNKLKAYRLQDEGMDTVDANVALGFPPDLRDYGTGAQILMDLGLRRIRLLTNNPKKVIGLAGYDLEIVDRVPLLIEPNAYNEGYMRTKELRMGHMLRCL